The following DNA comes from Janthinobacterium sp. TB1-E2.
CGGCCGGCGTCAAAAACGTGGGGGGCGCCGACAGCAGCGAGAAGATTTCGCTGATGGGCGACGCCGCCGCCACGTCGCCGTTCGGCCGCAGCCGCGCCTTGTACAGGCACAGGGCCACGTGGCGGCCGCCGCTGGTGGGCGCCAGCACGTAGATCAATCGGTGCTGGTTGAGTTTGGGATCAGGCTCGGCAATCGTCAGCACGGCCTTCGGATGGGCGGCAGCCTCCACCCGCTGCAGCCAGGTGGCGACGGCATACGGCAAAGGCGCTCCCGGCGCGCTGGCCGGGGCAACTGGGGTTTCACTGGTTTCGTCGCGGGTAAAATCCATGGGGCGCATTTTTGTGTAAAGGTCGTATCCAAATCGGCAACAGGCAATATTATCCGCCATACAGCCGTTGCTGGCTTGATTCACACACGCTCTTTGAGCAGTTTTAATGCGCGATGCCTAAAAAATAAGTATTTAATACGACACTTGAGACCCGCAGATGGCAAAAATGGCCCGTCGCGGGCCACTTTTCCTCCACTGGACGGCTTATCAGGCCGGCACAGTTTCTTCTTCTGCCACGCTGGCGGCCTCGACTACCGGTGCGGTGCTCGTATCGGCCGGCGTAAAGTTGCGCAAAAACAAGAAGAACTGGCCCATCATCTGCGTCCACAGTTGCAGATTGATATTCAGGTACTCCGTGCTGACGCCGCCGGCGACCAGCACATCCATCTCCAGCACGACGAAATCGCCATGCTGGGCCACGCGGGCAAAACGCTTGCTGCGGTGCCATTCGGCCAGCAAGCCGGCCGGCAAGTCGCCGCCTTGCACGCGCAGCGGGCAGCTCAGGGTCAGATCCGCGTACTGGCCAGGCGCGGCTTCATTGCCCCACAGCACCTGAAAGCCGATGCCATGGCTGGCGCTGTGCAGGCGCACGACGCCGTCGTGTTCGATACTGGTCACGGCGCAGCCGGCCGCCTTGATGGCCTCGGCCGTTTGTTCCGCATTCAGGGTAGTCAGCAAGTTCGTATTCGTGTTTTCCATCGTCATTCCATTCATTTCAAAAAATTATTGGGGGGCTGGCGTTTCTGTTTGGCGTGCATCAAAGCGGCCTTGGTACAGCTGGTCGCCATACTGCTGCGCGATTTGCTCGAGTTTCACCCTGCTCTGCGCGGCGAACGGCTGGCGCGCCTTCATGACGTCCAGCACGCCGAGACCTTCATACGCTTGCAGGATGTCCTGCCCAGCCGCATACAGCTGGGCATTCTTGCTTTCGCAGCGCGCCAGGGCACCGCGCTGGGCCGTCACTTCGCCGTCGAGACGCGCGCGCTCCGCTTCCAGCCGCTTGCCCGTGGCAGTCAATTGCTCGCTGGCCTGGCGGTACTGCGCCAGGCTGGCGGCCGCCTCTTGCGCGGCGGCCGTGCTGCGCTGTTGCTGCTCGCCCAGTTTTTCCCGCTGCGCGCGCTCTTGCGCCAGTTGCGACTGGCTGCGCGCCAGCTCCTTTTTCAAGCCATCGCTGGCGGGCGCGGCCGCAACGGGCGCCGCCTTCGCGGCAGGCACGCCCTTGGCTTTGAGTACTTCCAGCTCGCCGCGTGTCTGCTGCAATTGCGCCGTCACGTTGCGCAGTTCTGCGCGCAAGCGCTCTTCCATGCTTTGCCCCTTTTGCGCCTGCGCCTGGGCCGTGCTGGCGGCCAGCAAGCTCAGCAGCAATAAAGGCAGGCGCATTTTGTTGGATATCAACATCATGGCTCCTTAAAAACGCGCGTTCAATTCGATTTGCAAGGTGTCGATCGACAGTGCCGAACCGAACACTTCGCGGCTCGACGTCCAGCGGCCGTTCAGCCAGGTATTCTTGTCGAGCGCATACGCGCCGCCCAGGTAGTAGCCGCGCGCATTCGTGCCGCCCAGGTGGAAAGTCGAATCGTTGTAGGCGTCAGGCAAGGCATCGGGTTCGATGCGCTTGTAGCCAAGCAAGACGTTCCAGTCGCCGCGCGCGGCCGGGCTGGCCTTGCCCAGGGTCGCTTGCAGCATGTAGGCATTGCCGCCGCTCTTGAAATCGGCTTGCGAGACGCCGCCCGTGCCGCCGAAGTTGTTCATGATGCCGCCCTTGGCGCGCGCCCACATTTCGTTCTTGTCGTAAGCCATGTTGCGCACATAATCGCCTTCGATGCGCAAGTCCGTGCCGCCGGCCACCTTGCTATCCCAGCGCGCATTCAGGTTGGCCAGGCGGAATTTCGACGCCAAACCCACGAATTGCGGCTGCGGGGTATTGGCCGGGTCCAGCGGGTTCAAGGCGATATTGCGCAGCAGCATCAAGCTATTGCCTTTTTGCATGCTCGATGGGCGCGACCAGTCCGTGCTGCAGCCATCGGCGCCCGCGTACAGCGCGCACGGCTGCGAATATTCTCCACTGATGTTGCGGAAGTTGTAGTAGGCCAAGGCGCCACGCAGCTGATGGTCGCTATTGATCTTCCACGACGCGCCCACTTG
Coding sequences within:
- a CDS encoding YbjN domain-containing protein; translated protein: MENTNTNLLTTLNAEQTAEAIKAAGCAVTSIEHDGVVRLHSASHGIGFQVLWGNEAAPGQYADLTLSCPLRVQGGDLPAGLLAEWHRSKRFARVAQHGDFVVLEMDVLVAGGVSTEYLNINLQLWTQMMGQFFLFLRNFTPADTSTAPVVEAASVAEEETVPA